The nucleotide window GGCGTCGCCGTCGACGAGGGCGCCGACGCCATGCTCACCCGCGTCCCCGATGGGATCGCCCTGGCCCGCGACGCCGGGCTCGCCGCCGAGCTCGTCGCCCCCGCCTCCGGGCAGGCCTTCGTGTGGAGCCGCGGGGCCCTGCGGCCGCTGCCGACCGGGACGCTCCTCGGCCTGCCCACAGACCTCGCGGCGCTCGCCCGCAGCGGGCTGCTGTCCGGCTGCGGCCTGAACCGCGTACCGCTGGACCTCGTCCTCCCGGGCCGGCCGGTCGACGCGGACGTCAGCGTCGGCGACCTCGTCGCCCGCCGCTTCGGCCGTGAGATCGTCGAGCGCCTGGTCGACCCGCTGCTCGGCGGCGTCTACGCCGGTCGGGCGCACGACCTGTCCCTGCGCGCCACCCTGCCTCAGCTCGCCGCCCCAGCCGCTCGCCACCGCAGCCTGCTGCTGGCGGCCCGCGCCGCGCGCGCCGCCACACCGCAGACCGACGGGCCGTTGTTCACCAGCCTGCCCGGCGGGCTCGGCCGGCTGCCGGGTGCGGTCGCCGCCGCCTCCGGCGCCGAGATCCGCCTGCGCGCCACCGTCCGCGAGCTCAGCCGCACGCCCCGCGGCTGGCGCCTGATCCTGGGCTCCGCCGCGTCGCCCGAGCAGCTCGAGGCCGACGCCGTGGTGCTCGCCGTCCCTGCCGCACCCGCCTCGCGGCTGCTCACCGGCACCGTCCCGACGGCCGCCGCCGAGCTGGCCCGGATCGAGTACGCCTCCGTCGCGATCGTCACCCTCGTACTCGACGGCCCGGTGAGCGGCGCCACCGGCAGCGGCTACCTCGTGCCCGCAGTGGAGGGACGCACGACCAAGGCGGTCACCTTCTCGAGCCGCAAGTGGGCGCACCTGGCCGGACCGCGGTCCGTGGTCCGCGCCAGCGTCGGTCGCGCGGGGGAGACCGCCGACCTGCAGCGGCCGGACGACGAGCTGGTACGGATCGTGCTGGCCGAGCTCGCTGAGACGGTCGGCCCGTTGCCGCGTCTGGTCGACAGCCGGGTCACGCGCTGGGGCGGCGGGCTGCCGCAGTACGCCGTCGGCCACCCCGACCTGGTCCGTCGCGTCCGCGAGGCAGTCGCACAGCACGAAGGGCTCGCCGTGGCGGGCGCGGCGTACGACGGCGTCGGTGTGCCGGCGTGTGCCCGCAGCGGCCGCGAGGCAGCGGGCGTGGCGCTGGCGCACAATGGAGCGCATGACCGAGACCCGGGATGAGTCCACCAAGGCACGCGAGCTGAACGACCAGCTGCTGTACACGATGTACGCCGTGTTCAAGGCGACGACGCCGCTGCCGGAGGACCGCTCGGCGCTCGCCGAGGACGCGCAGCAGTTCCTCGACGCCGCGCTGCAGAAGGACGTCTACACCCGCGGGACCTACGACATCGCGGGCTTCAAGGGCGACGCCGACGTGCTGGTCTGGTGGACCTGCCCGGAGGTCGACGTCCTGCAGGACACCTACAACCGCTTCCGGCAGAGCGCCCTGGGCCGACACCTGTCGCCGGTCTGGTCGAGCATCGGGATCCACCGCCCGGCGGAGTTCAACCGCAACCACATCCCGGCGTACGTCCGGCGGGAGGACCCGCGCAAGTACGTCTGCGTCTACCCGTTCAACCGCTCGCTGGAGTGGTACCTGCTCCCCGACTACGAGCGCAAGGGCATGCTCGCCGAACACGGGATCCAGGGCAGGGAGTACGAAGACGTGCGCGCCAACACCGTGGCGGCCTTCGGGCTCGGCGACTACGAGTGGCTGCTGGCCTTCGAGGCCGACTCGATGCACCGGATCACCGACTGCCTGCGCCACCTGCGCACCTCGCGGGCGCGGCTGCACACCAAGCTGGAGACGCCGTTCTGGTCCGGCATCCGCAAGCCGGTCGCCGACATCGTGACGGCGCTCCCGTAGCCTTCCGCCGGCTCCCGCCACAGCACGAAGTCTGCAGCTACCCGCGCTCCTCGGCAGGCGCGAGCCGCAGGCTCACGCTGTTCATGCAGTAGCGCAGCGCGCCGTCCTCCAGCCCCGCAGGCTGCTTCCAGTCGGAACGCTGCGTCTGACGGCCGTCCACGGTGGGGGTCGGCGGCGCGTCGTCGAAGACGTGGCCGAGGTGGCTGCCGCACCGCGCGCACAGCACCTCCGTGCGCACCGTGCCGAGCGACCGGTCCTCCCGCAGCTCGACCGCGTCGCCGGCCTGCGGCGAGTAGAAGCTCGGCCAGCCGCAGTGCGAGTCGAACTTCGTGTCGCTGCGGAACAGCTCGTTGCCGCAGGCCCGGCAGGAGTAGACGCCCTCGGTCGTGGTGTCGTTGTACTCGCCGGTGGACGGCCGTTCCGTGCCGGCCTGGCGCAGCACGGTGTACTCCTGCGGAGTCAACTCGGCCCGCCACTGCTCGTCGTCCTTGGTCACCTGGTAGGTCATGACCGCTGCAGCGCCCAGCCGGCCCGGCGGATTCCCGTCGTAGCAATTCGTTGCTACGGTCGGGGTGTGGCCACGACGATCCCGCAGCGGCAGCTGCGCAACGACGTCAGCGCAGTGCTGCGCCGCGTCGAGGCGGGCGAGGAGTTCGTCGTCACCGTCTCTGGCCGGCCGGTGGCCGAGCTGCGCCCGGTCGAGGCCCGGCGTCCGGGCTCGGTGGCCGCCTTCGTCGCCGGGCTGGCCGAGCGGCCACCGCCGACACCGGCAGCCGTGGCGGCGCTCCAGCGGGTGGACGAACAGATCCGCGAGATGCGCTCGGACGGCGCTGACGACGACCCCTGGACCTCACCCTGATCGCGCTGTTGGACACCAGCATCCTCGTCGGGTTCGAGCAGCGCCGGCTGATCCAGGAGCAGGTGCCGTCCCATGCCGGCATCTCGGTGCTCACCCTGGAGGAGCTGTGGTTGGGCGTCCTGACGGCAGAGCCGCAGGCCCTGGCAGATCGACGTGCGACCTACGACGTCGCCGCGCGCAGCTTGCCGGCCCTGCCGGTGGACGGCCCCGTAGCGCTTGCCTGCGGGGACATCCGCGCCGACGGTCGGCGCCGTGGCGTGCGCTACGCCCCGGTGGACTCCCTGATAGCCGCGACCGCCCGGGTGCACGGCCTTCCGCTCTACACCCAGGACGCCGGCATGGCCGGCATGATCGGCGTCGACGTGCGGGTCGTCTGATGGCGTCCCCGTTCGTCGAACTCGAGATCGACACCCCCTCCGGCCCGAGGACGGTCAAGGTCACCAATCCCGAGAAGACCTACTTCTCGGGCCTGCCGGAGGGCCGCGGCCGCAAGCTCGACCTGGTCGAGTACTACCTGGCGGTCGCGGACGGCGTGGTCCGAGGGCTGCGCGAGCGTCCCACCGTGATGAAGCGGCACCCTGGCGGGGCGCAGAGCGAGGCGATCTACCAGAAGCGGGTCCCGGACAACCGGCCGCCGTGGATCGAGACCGTGACCGTCGCGTTCCCGAGCGGGCGGTCGGCGACCGAGCTGTGCCCGGTCGACGTCGCGCACGTCGCCTGGGCCGCCAACAGCGGCTGCCTGGACTTCCATCCCTGGCCCTCGCGGCGCGGGGATGTCGAGCGGCCCGACGAGCTGCGCATCGACCTCGACCCGATGCCGGGCAGCGGGTGGCCGGAGGTGGTCGAGATCGCGCTCGAGCTGCGGGCGCTGTTCGACGAGCTGGACCTCGTCGGCTTCCCGAAGACGAGCGGCAGCAAGGGGGTGCACGTCTACGTCCGGATCCGGCCGGACTGGAGCTTCACCGACGTGCGGCACGCCGCGATCGCGGTGGCCCGTGAGCTCGAGCGCCGCCGGCCCGACCTGGCCACCGCGCAGTGGTGGAAGGAGCAGCGCGGGGAGCGGGTCTTCGTCGACTTCAACCGGATGGCACGGGACCAGACCATCGCCTCGGCGTACAGCGTCCGGGCCCGTCCCCAGGCGACGGTGAGCGCGCCGGTGACCTGGGACGAGCTGATGGCCTGCGAGATCGCCGACTTCGACATCTGGACCGTGCGCGACCGGGTCGCCGCCCTCGGGGACGTGCACGCCGCCATCGACGACATCGCGCACGACCTGGCGCCGTTGCTCGAGCTCTACGACCGGCAGGGCGAGGGCGAGGCGCCGTACCCGCCGCAGTTCGCGAAGCAGGAAGGCGAGCCGCTGCGGGTCCAGCCCAGCCGCGCGAAAAAACGCGGCTAGCGGGTCGGGATGCGCAGCAAGCCCTCCTGCACGACGCTCACGGCGAGCTGGCCGTCCCGGGTGTAGATGCTGCCCCGTGCCAGCCCGCGGGCGGCCCCGGCCCATGGCGACTCCTGGTCGTACAGCCACCACTGGTCGGCGCGAAAGGGCCGGTGGAACCACATCGCGTGGTCCAGGCTCGCGCCGAGGACGTCGCCGGTGCCCCAGGCCAGACCATGGTTGAGCAGCGTCGAGTCCAGCAGCGTCATGTCGCTGGCAAAGGTCACCGCGCAGACGTGCAGCAGCGGATCGTCGGGCAGCGTGCCGTCGGCGCGCATCCACACCTGCGAGCTCGGCTGGCGGGAGCCGCTGTCCTTGGCCACCCGCGGCGGGTCCCCGACGTAGCGGACGTCGATCGGCCGCGGACGCAGGTACCAGCCGTCGAGCTCGTCGGCGTACGGGCGCATCCGGTCCGACAGCGTGCTCAGGCTCTCGGGCTCTGGCACCTCCGGCATCGTCGACGCATGCTCGAATCCCGTCTCGACGAGCTGGAACGACGCGGACAGGTTGAAGATCGGCTTGCCGTGCTGGATCCCGACGACCCGGCGGGTGGTGAAGCTGCGGCCGTCCCGGATCCGGTCCACCTCGTAGACGATCGGGATGCTCGGGTCGCCCGGGCGCAGGAAGTAGGCGTGCAGGCTGTGCACCGGCCGATCGACCGGCACGGTACGCCCAGCCGCGACCAGTGCCTGACCTGCCACCTGGCCACCGAAGACGCGCTGCAAGGATGCGGTCGGTTGCTTGCCACGGAAGATGTCGACCTCGATGCGCTCGAGGTCGAGCAGGTCGACCAACTGGTCGAGCGGTGTCTGGTCCCCGGTGTCCGTCACGTCGGCAGTCTCCCAGGATGCCAACAGCGCGCCGACGCAGGTGGGTCAGTCGCGGCCGAGCTCGACCCGCCGGGATCGTGGCGATGTGCCGCTCCGCGGATGTGGGTGTGCTGTCGGCGGGTGTGCACCACAGGTCAACATTCGGGAAAAATTGACCTGTCGTGTATACCGCGCAGTGCGGCACATGTTGATGCGCGACTGGCCCCTCAGATGATCCTGGTCATGGATCGAACCCGCGACGACGGCGAAGCGGTCAGCCCTTCTTCAACCCCAGCAGGTTGTCCCCGGCCCAGGTCACCGCGCTGATGACCAGCGAGGCAAGGACCGCCGGCCCGACACCGTCGATCGACAGCCGGTCGGTGAGCAGCGCGGTCAGCCCGAGCATGGCGGCGTTGATGACGATGAGGAACAGCCCCAGCGTCAGCAGCAGCAAGGGGAAGGCCAGCAGCTTCAGTACCGGCCGCACCAGCAGGTTGACCACCGCGAAGATGAGCGCGATGAGCAGGTAGCTCTCGACGCCCTCCTGGACGACGACGCCGGGCACGACGGCCGCCACGATCCAGACGGCGGCGGCGATGACGAGGAACTTCGCGAGGAGGCGCACGCAGGGATCATGCACCCGGAACGCCGGCAGGGTCGACGCGGGCGGCCGTCGCCGTCGTCGCGGGCCCGGACCTGGCCGGGCCCGCTGCTAGCGGGGAGCGTCCTCCGGCGGGCAGTAGGGGATGCTCGAGTGGGCTGTGTGAGTGCCCTGGTTCTGGTGCGGCACGCTTTGGTGCGCCTGACCGGTCTTCTGGTGTTCACAGCCGG belongs to Mycobacteriales bacterium and includes:
- a CDS encoding acyl-CoA thioesterase II — protein: MTDTGDQTPLDQLVDLLDLERIEVDIFRGKQPTASLQRVFGGQVAGQALVAAGRTVPVDRPVHSLHAYFLRPGDPSIPIVYEVDRIRDGRSFTTRRVVGIQHGKPIFNLSASFQLVETGFEHASTMPEVPEPESLSTLSDRMRPYADELDGWYLRPRPIDVRYVGDPPRVAKDSGSRQPSSQVWMRADGTLPDDPLLHVCAVTFASDMTLLDSTLLNHGLAWGTGDVLGASLDHAMWFHRPFRADQWWLYDQESPWAGAARGLARGSIYTRDGQLAVSVVQEGLLRIPTR
- the msrB gene encoding peptide-methionine (R)-S-oxide reductase MsrB, with amino-acid sequence MTYQVTKDDEQWRAELTPQEYTVLRQAGTERPSTGEYNDTTTEGVYSCRACGNELFRSDTKFDSHCGWPSFYSPQAGDAVELREDRSLGTVRTEVLCARCGSHLGHVFDDAPPTPTVDGRQTQRSDWKQPAGLEDGALRYCMNSVSLRLAPAEERG
- the hemG gene encoding protoporphyrinogen oxidase, encoding MHVVVVGGGISGLAAAVEAARLGARVTVLEGSARLGGKVAVSKVGGVAVDEGADAMLTRVPDGIALARDAGLAAELVAPASGQAFVWSRGALRPLPTGTLLGLPTDLAALARSGLLSGCGLNRVPLDLVLPGRPVDADVSVGDLVARRFGREIVERLVDPLLGGVYAGRAHDLSLRATLPQLAAPAARHRSLLLAARAARAATPQTDGPLFTSLPGGLGRLPGAVAAASGAEIRLRATVRELSRTPRGWRLILGSAASPEQLEADAVVLAVPAAPASRLLTGTVPTAAAELARIEYASVAIVTLVLDGPVSGATGSGYLVPAVEGRTTKAVTFSSRKWAHLAGPRSVVRASVGRAGETADLQRPDDELVRIVLAELAETVGPLPRLVDSRVTRWGGGLPQYAVGHPDLVRRVREAVAQHEGLAVAGAAYDGVGVPACARSGREAAGVALAHNGAHDRDPG
- a CDS encoding type II toxin-antitoxin system prevent-host-death family antitoxin; the protein is MATTIPQRQLRNDVSAVLRRVEAGEEFVVTVSGRPVAELRPVEARRPGSVAAFVAGLAERPPPTPAAVAALQRVDEQIREMRSDGADDDPWTSP
- the ligD gene encoding non-homologous end-joining DNA ligase → MASPFVELEIDTPSGPRTVKVTNPEKTYFSGLPEGRGRKLDLVEYYLAVADGVVRGLRERPTVMKRHPGGAQSEAIYQKRVPDNRPPWIETVTVAFPSGRSATELCPVDVAHVAWAANSGCLDFHPWPSRRGDVERPDELRIDLDPMPGSGWPEVVEIALELRALFDELDLVGFPKTSGSKGVHVYVRIRPDWSFTDVRHAAIAVARELERRRPDLATAQWWKEQRGERVFVDFNRMARDQTIASAYSVRARPQATVSAPVTWDELMACEIADFDIWTVRDRVAALGDVHAAIDDIAHDLAPLLELYDRQGEGEAPYPPQFAKQEGEPLRVQPSRAKKRG
- the hemQ gene encoding hydrogen peroxide-dependent heme synthase gives rise to the protein MTETRDESTKARELNDQLLYTMYAVFKATTPLPEDRSALAEDAQQFLDAALQKDVYTRGTYDIAGFKGDADVLVWWTCPEVDVLQDTYNRFRQSALGRHLSPVWSSIGIHRPAEFNRNHIPAYVRREDPRKYVCVYPFNRSLEWYLLPDYERKGMLAEHGIQGREYEDVRANTVAAFGLGDYEWLLAFEADSMHRITDCLRHLRTSRARLHTKLETPFWSGIRKPVADIVTALP
- a CDS encoding phage holin family protein; translation: MRLLAKFLVIAAAVWIVAAVVPGVVVQEGVESYLLIALIFAVVNLLVRPVLKLLAFPLLLLTLGLFLIVINAAMLGLTALLTDRLSIDGVGPAVLASLVISAVTWAGDNLLGLKKG
- a CDS encoding PIN domain-containing protein, whose amino-acid sequence is MDTSILVGFEQRRLIQEQVPSHAGISVLTLEELWLGVLTAEPQALADRRATYDVAARSLPALPVDGPVALACGDIRADGRRRGVRYAPVDSLIAATARVHGLPLYTQDAGMAGMIGVDVRVV